In a single window of the Ciconia boyciana chromosome 7, ASM3463844v1, whole genome shotgun sequence genome:
- the TRA2B gene encoding transformer-2 protein homolog beta isoform X1: MSDSGEQNYGERESRSASRSGSAHGSGKSGRHTPARSRSKEDSRRSRSKSRSRSESRSRSRRSSRRHYTRSRSRSRSHRRSRSRSYSRDYRRRHSHSHSPMSTRRRHIGNRANPDPNCCLGVFGLSLYTTERDLREVFSKYGPIADVSIVYDQQSRRSRGFAFVYFENVEDAKEAKERANGMELDGRRIRVDFSITKRPHTPTPGIYMGRPTYGSSRRRDYYDRGYDRGYDDRDYYSRSYRGGGGGGGGGWRAVQDRDQFYRRRSPSPYYSRGGYRSRSRSRSYSPRRY; encoded by the exons ATGAGCGACAGCGGGGAGCAGAACTACGGCGAGCGG GAATCCCGTTCTGCTTCCAGAAGCGGAAGTGCTCATGGGTCTGGCAAGTCGGGGAGACACACCCCTGCAAGATCTCGATCTAAGGAGGATTCCAGGCGTTCCAGGTCAAAATCTAGATCCAGGTCTGAATCCAG atctAGATCAAGGAGGAGTTCCCGTAGACACTACACAAGATCACGCTCTCGTTCCCGCTCTCATAGGAGATCCAGAAGTAGGTCTTACAGTCGGGATTATCGGCGACGACACAGTCACAGCCATTCACCCATGTCTACTCGCAGGCGTCATATTGGAAACAGG GCAAATCCTGACCCAAATTGTTGTCTTGGCGTGTTTGGATTGAGTCTGTACACCACAGAAAGAGATCTGAGAGAAGTTTTCTCCAAGTATGGTCCAATTGCTGATGTTTCCATTGTGTATGATCAGCAGTCTCGGCGTTCAAGAGGATTTGCATTTGTgtactttgaaaatgttgagGATGCTAAAGAA GCAAAGGAACGTGCCAATGGAATGGAGCTGGATGGAAGAAGGATCCGAGTAGACTTCTCCATAACAAAAAGACCTCACACACCTACCCCTGGAATCTATATGGGAAGACCCACTTA TGGCAGCTCACGACGACGAGATTACTATGACAGAGGGTATGATAGAGGGTATGATGATCGTGACTATTACAGCAGATCATACAG aggtggtggtggcggaggaggaggaggatggagagcTGTTCAAGACAGGGATCAGTTTTACAG GAGGAGATCACCATCCCCATATTACAGCCGAGGGGGCTACAGATCTCGATCCAGATCTCGATCCTATTCACCTC gtcgCTATTAA
- the TRA2B gene encoding transformer-2 protein homolog beta isoform X2, producing the protein MSDSGEQNYGERESRSASRSGSAHGSGKSGRHTPARSRSKEDSRRSRSKSRSRSESRSRSRRSSRRHYTRSRSRSRSHRRSRSRSYSRDYRRRHSHSHSPMSTRRRHIGNRANPDPNCCLGVFGLSLYTTERDLREVFSKYGPIADVSIVYDQQSRRSRGFAFVYFENVEDAKEAKERANGMELDGRRIRVDFSITKRPHTPTPGIYMGRPTYGSSRRRDYYDRGYDRGYDDRDYYSRSYRGGGGGGGGGWRAVQDRDQFYRRRSPSPYYSRGGYRSRSRSRSYSPRK; encoded by the exons ATGAGCGACAGCGGGGAGCAGAACTACGGCGAGCGG GAATCCCGTTCTGCTTCCAGAAGCGGAAGTGCTCATGGGTCTGGCAAGTCGGGGAGACACACCCCTGCAAGATCTCGATCTAAGGAGGATTCCAGGCGTTCCAGGTCAAAATCTAGATCCAGGTCTGAATCCAG atctAGATCAAGGAGGAGTTCCCGTAGACACTACACAAGATCACGCTCTCGTTCCCGCTCTCATAGGAGATCCAGAAGTAGGTCTTACAGTCGGGATTATCGGCGACGACACAGTCACAGCCATTCACCCATGTCTACTCGCAGGCGTCATATTGGAAACAGG GCAAATCCTGACCCAAATTGTTGTCTTGGCGTGTTTGGATTGAGTCTGTACACCACAGAAAGAGATCTGAGAGAAGTTTTCTCCAAGTATGGTCCAATTGCTGATGTTTCCATTGTGTATGATCAGCAGTCTCGGCGTTCAAGAGGATTTGCATTTGTgtactttgaaaatgttgagGATGCTAAAGAA GCAAAGGAACGTGCCAATGGAATGGAGCTGGATGGAAGAAGGATCCGAGTAGACTTCTCCATAACAAAAAGACCTCACACACCTACCCCTGGAATCTATATGGGAAGACCCACTTA TGGCAGCTCACGACGACGAGATTACTATGACAGAGGGTATGATAGAGGGTATGATGATCGTGACTATTACAGCAGATCATACAG aggtggtggtggcggaggaggaggaggatggagagcTGTTCAAGACAGGGATCAGTTTTACAG GAGGAGATCACCATCCCCATATTACAGCCGAGGGGGCTACAGATCTCGATCCAGATCTCGATCCTATTCACCTCGTAAGTAG